TCACATGACCTGCCGGCTCCGGGCCTGGTGGCACTATATTTACCACCCCTGCCAGCGCGTCTGAACCATATACCAGTGATGCAGGGCCTTTCAGCACTTCTACCTTACTTACATTATAATCGTCGATTTCTATACCATGCTCATCGCCCCACTGCTGACCTTCCTGCCTGATACCATCGCCTATTACCACTACACGGTTGTAACCCAGGCCACGAATGAACGGCTTGGAAATAGCCGGACCTGTCGTCAGCTGACTTACACCCGGCAGCTTGGCCACTGCATCAATGATATTGGTAGATATATTTGCATCCAGGTAATCTCTCCTGATAATGTTCACCGGCGTAGGATTCAGCTTCAGTGAAGTCGCCTGACTTACCCCCGTGATCACGACTTCATTTTCTTCGATTACTTTCGTACTCAGACTAAAATTAATATTAGTAGCACCATTCACCTGAACGGTTTGCGTGAGAGTCGCATACCCAATAAAATGTACCTCTACCAGGATTTTTCCTTTCGGTAAGTTCCTGATCTCATAATGGCCTTGTGCATTAGTAGCAGCGCCCACATGTAAATCAGGAAAATAAACAGTCACACCCGGCAATGGGGTATTATTCAATTTGTCTGTAACCGAACCACTTAAAGAATTGCCGGCATCATCATCGGCAAAGGCAGGAGAATAAATAGAAAGTCCTGTCAGTATACTTAATATAACAACACGCAGGTAGTGCATAACAATAAAATAGTTTAGATAAATGCATGGCATACATGCATAGGCATTGACATTGCGTCAATTCAATCAGATAAAATAACCAAAGGAACAGATCCTGGTTTCATAATATTAAAGGGAAGCGATCGCAGGCGGTGCGCGGGGAGATAACAAACGATAATCGCCATGTGCAACTACAGGCATTACCGGAGGGGCATAGCGCCACAAAACAACCTGCTCCGACACAGCAAAAAAAGTGCTGGTATGCTGGTAAGGTTCCGGCTCTAAATGCAGGAACTGACAGTGTGTGTGTTTCGTAGAAAAAGCAAGGCCATCGTGCGTGATAGGATTATCCCTGGTATCATGGTGATCCATGAATACCTGGTGTATGAACTCCCTGGGGGTCGTATTAAATATAAATACACCCAGGAGCAGGATTGCCAGTATCTTATGTAGAAACCTGTTTTTCAAGCACAACAAAGGTAGGGGAATTCCCCATAAATGCAACAATGTTGTTAAATTTATTGATGAGTGGCGAAAAAGAAAAAGGGATGCATGTTGCCATACACCCCTTTTTAGATATTTAAAAACCTTAATTACACTTTCAGCATCGATCTTACTTATACTCCAATCCTTCTGCTTACAATTACACTTTCACTTTCAGCATAGATCTTACCTCCTGGTACACCCCATTCTGCAATCGGGCATAATAAATCCCCGCCGCCAGCTTCTTACTATCAAACACCGCTGTATACTCCCCGCCTGCCATCATATTATTCACAGGCACCCCTACCAGGCGCCCCATGGTATCAAAGATCTGGATCATCGTATGCCCGCCACGCGTCTTATATTTCAGTGTGGTCGCATCTACAAATGGATTCGGATAGTTCGTGATCAATCCCTTACTACCATTATTCACATCATCAATGCCAGTAATCGTTCCGCAGGCAATCCCACTCACAATCGGCAAACGCTGGTAATCCTTGAACAAAATAGATTGCAAAGTCGTGTTATCCACACAGAACCACTGTTCCAGCAAACTCGCATATACAGATCGGAAATCATACTGCATCGGGGTATTATCCGCTACAGACCCGCTATCCGGAATATCTGGCGAAGTACCAAGCACGCCCTGCTGTACATAATCTCCAAATACGATCATCGGCGCAGCAGCACCATGGTCAGTACCCATACTACTGTTAGATTTAATACGGCGACCAAATTCAGAGAAAGTCATCCCCACCACTCTGCGGGAAGCTTTCAGTTTAGTCAGGTCATCCATAAATGCCTTGATCCCTTCTGAGAGTTCTTTCAGCAGTTCAGCATGATATCCGGTGGTATTATCTCCGCCCTGTGTCTGGCTGGCGTGGGTATCAAAGAAACCCATGCTCACCATATACATTCTCGTCTTCAGGCCCCCAGCTACGAGTCTTGCAACAATCTTCAGTTGTCTGCCCAGTTGAGTATCCGGATATTCACTCTGAGAAGTTACATTCTGTGCAGCTTTCTTGATCGCATCAGAGAATTTATTGGTTTGCCTGGCTATCAGTCGAACATAGGCCAGTTCCACCCCTGCATGGGTATTCGGCACAGGATCTACGACATCATCCAGCAGGTTGTAAAAGTCTGTAGCACTGGAAATCGCGATCCCGGTATTGGTATTCGCACCCTGGAATGCAGGAGACACAATAGAACCAATCTGGATAGCCAGCGGATCCGGATTATCATCATTCGGATATCCATCAGGGTAATTTGGATATTGCGTATCAAGATAACGTCCTCCCCACCCGGTTTCCACAATCTCGTTGGCATCAGAACCTGATACCCAGATATCCGTAGCGCGGAAGTGAGAGTAGTTAGGAGAAGGATAGCCTACGCTCTGGATAATGCAGACCTTACCTTGCTCATATAATTGCTGTACCCCTGTCATCACAGGGTGAATCCCTGTTTTGATATTATTTACCAGGGGCAATAATTTCCCCTGTGGGATAGCGATATTCGGACGAATTGCCTGGTACTTATCATAGAGATCGATAGGCACGACCATGTTCAGGCCATCGTTCCCACCGACCAGCTGGATCATCACCAGTACGTGATCGTTGTCCGCAGAAGCACTTTCCAGTGCCGACAATAATGAAGATGAGCCGAAAGCTTTCACGGCAAACCCGTTCATAAAGGTTGGCAGGATAGCAGCCGACACGGTATTTTTAAGAAAATCTCTACGTTTCATATTGATAGAGTATAGGTTCTTCTAAAGATCAGGATAGTTGATATTCGGATAGGTTCATCATGTATTTGTACAAAGTACGCAGGCGACTTTCTACGACTGTGCGCAATGCAGTATCGGTAGGATAGGCTGCCCAGGCATTCCAGGCATCTGTCCAGTAGTAATCGCTGTTAGGATTCTGGCCACTGAGCAGGATGGTGTTTTTCAGCCATGCCTTAAAGGTGTCAGAAACATCGATGCGATAAAGTACTGCCACAGAATCAGTAATTAACTGCACAGGATCGGAAGGATTGGACAATCTTTTTGCAAAGGCCATTACATCGATCGCTACACCACCATAACCACCTTCGCTCACCATGGCATCGGTGAGCTGGTTACGTTTTGGCAGGGTATCAGTGTTGATCCACATCTCATGGTACTGGGGTTCCTGGTAGTAAGGCACCCAGCCTGCTACCTGTGGTGGTTCGCCAATATCCTGCAGCATGCTGGCTGCATGAGAGCGGAGTCTATCCCAGGAGTCATAGGCATCCATATACGCAGTAGGAAAGGTCACGCCAAATTCGCGCACCAAACCTACGTTATGATCGATAGGGCTTTTGATGAGTGCTGACATATTCAGCGGATCGAAGAAGTGCTCACTCTTAAAGAGCGCTCTCAGTACCGGCAGCAGTTCATAGTTATTATTTCTGAAAATGTCTGCCAGTGGGGTGATCACGTTTGCTTCTACCGCATCATCGATGAGGTAGTATACAAACCAGCGATAGAGTTTGCGCACAATAAACTTCGCACATTCAGGCTGCGCAAAAATAATGTTCAGAAGGTCATCGAGTTCGGTAGCTCCATCCTGCCCTGTTTTGCCGGTGATCTTTTTATTGCTGTAGAAGTCGGAAAATTCTTTGTTTTCAATATCGTGCTCAGTACTCTCAAAGTAAGTAGTGACGGTATTCGCATTGATACGGAAACCAGTGAGTACACGGGCAGTAGCACGCACATCTTCTTCGGTGTAATGGCTATTAGGACCCTTACCTACGGTGAAGAGTTCATGCAGTTCACGGGCATAGTTTTCATCCGCACCTGCTTTGGAGTTGAGGTATCCGTTCAGATATCTCAGCATGGCAGGATCGAGGGTAATTGCTTTCGTGAGTGCTTTGAAATTGCCGGTAGCGTTGGCTCGCAGGGTGGTGTTATACTTGTAGATGTAGCGGGAGTCGTGGGTCATGTCCATTTCAGTAACGAAGTGGTTATGCCAGAAGAGGACCATCTTTTCCTGGATACTACGGCTTTGGTTGATCATCACACCGATCCACCATGCTTTGTAGGAATTCCAGCGTTTACCATCTTCATCGTCAGAGGAAGGTGGAGGTGAGTTCACCCAGGATTCACCGGGTAAAATGCCATGTTCATCCGCACCATAGATGTTTACAGGCTGGGAAGTAACGGCGGTAACGGTGGTAAGCAGGGCTTCTATGGCCTGATCCATGCCGAGACTTTTCACCCATGCAATATCTTCAGGCGTGGCGCCAAACATCGTACGTTTGAGCAGGTGCACTGCCTGAGCGGTATCGAAAATGCCGGTGTATGCGGAAATACCTGAATCCGTACGCGAACCGGTGGTAGTCGCTTTCACTGCTGGCTGTGGCTTTGCTGATAGCGAAAGGAATTGTCTGCGATCCATAAAGTAATTGATATGGTTATATGGTATTAGGGATGAATTTTTTAAATACAGGCGCTTCTACACGGTACCATTATTATAAAGGTACAAGTTAATAAAATTTTTAATAACTAAGAATGGAAAGTGGATTTATCGGGTGATTCTTTCCATGTCATTTTAGCGTTTCAATACTCTTTTCAGCGTTTGAATTATCAAAACAATAATCAATATATCACACTGTAAATCAATTTATTAAGTAATAAAAAATCTTTTGTAAACCCTTGTTTTTATTGGAAAATGGCATAGCTTTATTTCGCGAAATACAACAGCATAAATGCTTATCAAATGAAATCACAAAACCGATATCCTGTCAGGACAGGAATCAATAGTGCAGGTTCAATCTTCAAAGCATATGAGAAGGATATACCGGTGTATGATGGTGATATTCAGCTATTGAACCTGGAGAATGTTCAGGCTTCTTATACCCTGAAGGGGGATATTTACAGGCGGGGAGATTTGTTCATTTCCATGAAAGATGAGAGTATGCTTAGTTTTTGTGAGAAAGGTGATCTGGTTTTGCTTAAGCATGAGGAGCTGCAGGAATTGATTGTGGGGAAAAGGTATTATTTTTTGTGTAGAGATGGGAAGGAAGTGGCAGGTACTTTAATTGATGTGGGAGACTTGTTGATCGTCAAACCTGAAAATACAGTGTATGCGCAGGTGGAATTAAAGCGGGAAGATGTTGTAAAACTTTATAAAATCATGGAGCAGTTGACAAGAGGAGCGGCGCTGAAAGAGCTGGAACAGGCGCAGGGAAAAGAGTAGGAAAAAACAACCTGGTTGAATACGTATCATTACGATCCCATCTGAATTAGACAGAAAGAATCAAATATTGGAACAAAATATTTCAATGGATCTCAGACTTATTCTAAGATTCTACAATGTTTTTTGAACAAAAGAGACAATAATAAGTTAATTAAAGATGGAAGATAACAGCAACAAGCTGTTAATAACTGACGCATGTTGGAATCGAAAGATTCTACAGTGGTTTGTGAGAATTTGAGTATTTCATCTCTATTCGTTTTTACATTAGAAGCAGAAAAATAAAATATTAAACCACAACTGAATATTATCATGCCACGGGATATATTCCGGTTTTCGAATTGACACAATCTCAAAAATTTACTAACCTTTTTAATCCACCCGAATTTGACATGATCCCCCTTAAGCCCAAAGCCGAAAATCTTTGTGGGCTATGATTGCGTTACCTGAATCTTTCAAACAAACACCTTAAACCATGAACTTCAAAACAAAATTAGCACAACTTGGCAAGCAGCCAGACCTCATCCTCATTATTACAGATGAACAGCGCGCCACACAGCATTTCCCCCCGGGATGGGAGGAGAAAAATCTTCCAACGCTGACCTTTCTCAAAAAAAACGGTTTTAGTTTCGATAGAGCTTTCTGTAATACCTGCATGTGTTCTCCCAGCCGTACCACCCTATTTACAGGAGTTTATCCGGCTAAACATAAGGTTTCTCAAACACTGACGATTGGTGGACCTTTATCTCCATCAGAACCAACCATCAGTACTTCCATGCCAAACATCATGAATGTACTCTGGAGTGAAGGTTACGACGTGCAATACCGTGGTAAATGGCACATGAGTAAAGGCGTTGC
This window of the Chitinophaga sancti genome carries:
- a CDS encoding DUF1501 domain-containing protein is translated as MKRRDFLKNTVSAAILPTFMNGFAVKAFGSSSLLSALESASADNDHVLVMIQLVGGNDGLNMVVPIDLYDKYQAIRPNIAIPQGKLLPLVNNIKTGIHPVMTGVQQLYEQGKVCIIQSVGYPSPNYSHFRATDIWVSGSDANEIVETGWGGRYLDTQYPNYPDGYPNDDNPDPLAIQIGSIVSPAFQGANTNTGIAISSATDFYNLLDDVVDPVPNTHAGVELAYVRLIARQTNKFSDAIKKAAQNVTSQSEYPDTQLGRQLKIVARLVAGGLKTRMYMVSMGFFDTHASQTQGGDNTTGYHAELLKELSEGIKAFMDDLTKLKASRRVVGMTFSEFGRRIKSNSSMGTDHGAAAPMIVFGDYVQQGVLGTSPDIPDSGSVADNTPMQYDFRSVYASLLEQWFCVDNTTLQSILFKDYQRLPIVSGIACGTITGIDDVNNGSKGLITNYPNPFVDATTLKYKTRGGHTMIQIFDTMGRLVGVPVNNMMAGGEYTAVFDSKKLAAGIYYARLQNGVYQEVRSMLKVKV
- a CDS encoding DUF1800 domain-containing protein, whose translation is MDRRQFLSLSAKPQPAVKATTTGSRTDSGISAYTGIFDTAQAVHLLKRTMFGATPEDIAWVKSLGMDQAIEALLTTVTAVTSQPVNIYGADEHGILPGESWVNSPPPSSDDEDGKRWNSYKAWWIGVMINQSRSIQEKMVLFWHNHFVTEMDMTHDSRYIYKYNTTLRANATGNFKALTKAITLDPAMLRYLNGYLNSKAGADENYARELHELFTVGKGPNSHYTEEDVRATARVLTGFRINANTVTTYFESTEHDIENKEFSDFYSNKKITGKTGQDGATELDDLLNIIFAQPECAKFIVRKLYRWFVYYLIDDAVEANVITPLADIFRNNNYELLPVLRALFKSEHFFDPLNMSALIKSPIDHNVGLVREFGVTFPTAYMDAYDSWDRLRSHAASMLQDIGEPPQVAGWVPYYQEPQYHEMWINTDTLPKRNQLTDAMVSEGGYGGVAIDVMAFAKRLSNPSDPVQLITDSVAVLYRIDVSDTFKAWLKNTILLSGQNPNSDYYWTDAWNAWAAYPTDTALRTVVESRLRTLYKYMMNLSEYQLS